The Nilaparvata lugens isolate BPH chromosome 14, ASM1435652v1, whole genome shotgun sequence DNA segment attaCCTAACCGAGCACTTTTGTAttcacaaaactcgcagctgaatggtttttctccagtatgggTTCTGATATGTACTTTCAAATTACCTGAATGAGCACTTTTGAAGTCACAGAACTTGCaactgaaaggtttttctccagtatgtgttctgagATGTTTTTTCAAACTACTAAAATCAGcacttttgaagtcacaaaactcgcagctgaaaggtttttctccagtatgtgttctgatatgttttTTCAAACTACCTAACTCAGCACTTTTGTAttcacaaaactcgcagctgaatggtttttctccagtatgtgttttGACATGTGCTTTCAATGTACCTAACTGAGCACTTTTGAAGTCACAgaacttgcagctgaaaggtttttctccagtatgtgttttgatatgtgctttcaaagtacTTAGCTGAGcacttttgaagtcacaaaactcgcagcagaaaggtttttctccagtatgtgttttgatatgtgctttcaaattacctaaccgagcacttttgaagtcacaaaacttgcagctgaaaggtttttctccagtatgtgttttgatatgtgctttcaaagtacCTAACCGAGcacttttgaagtcacaaaactcgcagctgaatggtttttctccagtatgtgttctgatatgtcttTTCAAACTACCTAACTCAGCACTTTTGTGTTCACAaaacttgcagctgaaaggtttttctccagtatgtgttttgatatgtgctttcaaattaCCTAACTGAGCacttttgtagtcacaaaactcgcagctgaaagttTTTTCCCCAGTGTGTTTTCTAATGTGTATCTTCAAATGACTGAACCATGGGGTCTTATAGCCACAGTGAGCACAGCTGTAGAGCTTGGTCTTTTTGCCAGCCACAGATGACTCAGTGCACGTTTCCACTGGAGAGATTGAATGCTCATTCTGTCCACCCAATTCTGTTGCATAGTCTCGGCCAGATGTGCTGCAGTTTGAAGGCCACATCTCTGGTTCGCTCTTCACTGCACTTTCTTCAGCCTCTTGCTCGTCTGCAATCACCAATAATGCAACTTGTAAATTAAGAAACAGGATATAATGTAGAGACATTCACATTATAAAgtgagtggaaatgataggacaaTGATCTGACAATTTGTGTTACAACTAACTTCTATAGTAGGTTACTCTGATTCAAGTCCTCCCAGCATATCTgctataatataaaatattgattattgctaataatgatcaactgtatttttaatatatatttatcttATTTGTCAAAAGTGTATTTTTGTTGcaattcaataatacattttgtagttgtaataaaatatt contains these protein-coding regions:
- the LOC111054622 gene encoding oocyte zinc finger protein XlCOF6 isoform X33 gives rise to the protein MESEIKEEIEAFLNAPMDIGRSDYELSLKAELDYENQSKMSTCDQITDSKSPVSEHNSLSGESDSRLTKAIEKEVCGGRIAKVVSVSLEDSFEGCNQQKLCPYQMATVTVKKEEEEEEEDDSSQQPAAVEDDCSQQHYLIPGYNMIFIKEEAYDEQEAEESAVKCEPEMWPSNCSTSGRDYATGVGGLNEHSTSPVEKCTESSVAGKKTKLYSCADCSYKTPKFSHLKMATVTVKKEEEEDSSQQPAAVEDDCSQQHYLIPGYNMIFIKEDAYDEQEAEESAVKSEPEMWPSNCSTSGRDYATELGGQNEHSISPVETCTESSVAGKKTKLYSCAHCGYKTPWFSHLKIHIRKHTGEKTFSCEFCDYKSAQLGNLKAHIKTHTGEKPFSCKFCEHKSAELGSLKRHIRTHTGEKPFSCEFCDFKSARLGTLKAHIKTHTGEKPFSCKFCDFKSARLGNLKAHIKTHTGEKPFCCEFCDFKSAQLSTLKAHIKTHTGEKPFSCKFCDFKSAQLGTLKAHVKTHTGEKPFSCEFCEYKSAELGSLKKHIRTHTGEKPFSCEFCDFKSADFSSLKKHLRTHTGEKPFSCKFCDFKSAHSGNLKVHIRTHTGEKPFSCEFCEYKSARLGNLKAHIRTHTGEKPFSCEFCDFKCAGLGNLKAHTRKHTGETTPS
- the LOC111054622 gene encoding gastrula zinc finger protein XlCGF57.1 isoform X34; this translates as MESEIKEEIEAFLNAPMDIGRSDYELSLKAELDYENQSKMSTCDQITDSKSPVSEHNSLSGESDSRLTKAIEKEVCGGRIAKVVSVSLEDSFEGCNQQKLCPYQMATVTVKKEEEEDDSSQQPAAVEDDCSQQHYLIPGYNMIFIKEDAYDEQEAEESAVKCEPEMWPSNCSTSGRDYATGVGGLNEHSTSPVEKCTESSVAGKKTKLYSCADCSYKTPKFSHLKMATVTVKKEEEEDSSQQPAAVEDDCSQQHYLIPGYNMIFIKEDAYDEQEAEESAVKSEPEMWPSNCSTSGRDYATELGGQNEHSISPVETCTESSVAGKKTKLYSCAHCGYKTPWFSHLKIHIRKHTGEKTFSCEFCDYKSAQLGNLKAHIKTHTGEKPFSCKFCEHKSAELGSLKRHIRTHTGEKPFSCEFCDFKSARLGTLKAHIKTHTGEKPFSCKFCDFKSARLGNLKAHIKTHTGEKPFCCEFCDFKSAQLSTLKAHIKTHTGEKPFSCKFCDFKSAQLGTLKAHVKTHTGEKPFSCEFCEYKSAELGSLKKHIRTHTGEKPFSCEFCDFKSADFSSLKKHLRTHTGEKPFSCKFCDFKSAHSGNLKVHIRTHTGEKPFSCEFCEYKSARLGNLKAHIRTHTGEKPFSCEFCDFKCAGLGNLKAHTRKHTGETTPS